Proteins from a genomic interval of Cupriavidus pauculus:
- a CDS encoding polysaccharide deacetylase family protein, translated as MNVTSTGQRPRRRLPALTCLPALAAALALAGCALGPVTPLAPDTAARLPPVRFLLTFDDGPDTGPYGGTPLILRQLADNPLAPGIKAIFFVQTEHPRRGGGSEGRAQMRETCAQGQLMAVHSGMKAGHVPHTRLAPDVLAASLRRGQGDIAAQCGQALAVVRPPNWAYSPATQAVYAQVGLGMLMADANARDGKFYGWTISLRRRPHMRHELEQVGRAMAAHRLPAVDGVTPVIVAFHDPNGFTASRMTEYLQILVETARDNGLPLADPPFYTDTQAAGRAALARAAAGVYARDHWP; from the coding sequence GTGAACGTCACTTCCACCGGGCAGCGCCCGCGCCGCCGTCTTCCCGCCCTCACCTGCCTCCCCGCCCTGGCCGCCGCGCTGGCGCTGGCCGGCTGCGCGCTGGGGCCCGTCACGCCGCTGGCGCCCGACACGGCGGCGCGGCTGCCGCCCGTGCGGTTCCTGCTGACGTTCGACGATGGCCCGGACACCGGCCCGTACGGCGGCACGCCGCTGATCCTGCGCCAGTTGGCCGACAACCCGCTGGCGCCGGGCATCAAGGCCATCTTCTTCGTCCAGACCGAACACCCGCGCCGGGGCGGCGGCTCGGAAGGCCGCGCGCAGATGCGCGAGACCTGCGCGCAGGGGCAGCTGATGGCCGTGCACAGCGGCATGAAAGCCGGCCATGTCCCGCACACGCGGCTGGCGCCGGACGTCCTGGCCGCGTCGCTGCGCCGGGGGCAGGGCGACATCGCCGCCCAGTGCGGCCAGGCGCTGGCGGTGGTGCGGCCGCCCAACTGGGCGTACAGCCCCGCCACCCAGGCCGTGTACGCCCAGGTGGGGCTGGGCATGCTGATGGCCGACGCCAACGCGCGCGACGGCAAGTTCTACGGCTGGACCATCAGCCTGCGCCGACGCCCGCACATGCGCCACGAACTCGAACAGGTGGGCCGGGCGATGGCCGCGCACCGGCTGCCGGCCGTGGACGGCGTGACGCCCGTGATCGTCGCCTTCCACGATCCCAACGGCTTCACGGCGTCGCGCATGACCGAATACCTGCAGATCCTGGTGGAGACCGCGCGCGACAATGGCTTGCCTCTGGCCGACCCGCCGTTCTATACCGATACACAGGCGGCCGGCCGCGCGGCGCTGGCCCGGGCCGCCGCCGGCGTCTACGCGCGCGACCACTGGCCCTGA
- a CDS encoding DUF3047 domain-containing protein — protein MLRPLKPIALSVLLTCAALPAHADDPGVVFSAAKPGDALPGGWQNRPVVSGKTPTRYALVAQKGTTVLQADASSAASGLVHEGDVDLSKTPVVEWRWKVAAPIPGADNKVGDKEDAPARLVFFFDGRSSNLSIGERAEALAASAAGEKLPYATLMYIWTNSAPVGTVIPNPHTSRVQMIVVGNEPGKWQTLRRNVASDFQKVFREAPGKLTGYGVMTDTDNTGTTARAWYGDIAFKSAR, from the coding sequence ATGCTCCGTCCGCTCAAACCCATCGCATTGTCCGTGCTGCTCACCTGCGCCGCGCTGCCGGCGCATGCCGACGATCCCGGCGTCGTGTTCTCGGCCGCCAAGCCTGGCGACGCCCTGCCCGGCGGCTGGCAGAACCGGCCGGTCGTCTCGGGCAAGACACCCACCCGCTACGCGCTGGTGGCGCAGAAAGGTACCACGGTGCTGCAGGCCGATGCCAGCAGCGCCGCCTCGGGGCTGGTCCACGAGGGCGACGTCGACCTGTCGAAGACGCCGGTGGTGGAATGGCGCTGGAAGGTGGCGGCGCCGATTCCCGGCGCCGACAACAAGGTGGGCGACAAGGAGGATGCACCGGCCCGGCTGGTGTTCTTCTTCGACGGCCGCAGCAGCAACCTGTCGATCGGCGAGCGCGCCGAGGCGCTGGCGGCCAGCGCGGCCGGCGAAAAGCTGCCGTACGCCACGCTGATGTACATCTGGACCAACAGCGCGCCGGTGGGCACGGTCATCCCGAACCCCCACACCAGCCGCGTGCAGATGATCGTCGTCGGCAACGAGCCCGGCAAGTGGCAGACCCTGCGCCGCAACGTCGCCAGCGATTTCCAGAAGGTGTTCCGCGAGGCGCCGGGCAAGCTCACCGGCTACGGCGTGATGACCGATACCGACAACACCGGCACCACCGCCCGGGCGTGGTACGGCGACATCGCGTTCAAGTCCGCCCGGTAG